In Yarrowia lipolytica chromosome 1F, complete sequence, a genomic segment contains:
- a CDS encoding mitochondrial 54S ribosomal protein uL3m (Compare to YALI0F10076g, similar to uniprot|P31334 Saccharomyces cerevisiae YGR220c MRPL9 ribosomal protein of the large subunit mitochondrial, similar to Saccharomyces cerevisiae MRPL9 (YGR220C); ancestral locus Anc_5.110): protein MLPRLRLMAEATPVRVFSRGVAQLISPNANVPAAEAPARNNSPAAAYARKQLVSRTGALAFKRGMISWYDENGVHMPATVLEIDLCQVVGHKTEEKHGYNAVQVGMGHRNKALQKMNKSKLGQFSAATVNPKQAVAEFRIRGKDGLLPITTEITASHFKVGQYVDVQATSKGKGFSGVMKRHGFSGLPASHGVSLKHRSGGTTGQNTDPGRVFPGRKMAGNMGNETVTLKNQKVLSVDEDTGIVIVKGMVPGSKGKIVKLSDARNMYGVAAHDVKSRLGPLVPE from the coding sequence atgtTGCCTCGACTCCGTCTCATGGCAGAGGCCACTCCCGTGCGCGTGTTCAGCCGCGGCGTGGCCCAGCTCATCTCGCCCAACGCCAACGTCCCCGCCGCCGAGGCTCCCGCTCGAAACAACTCGCCTGCGGCCGCCTACGCCCGAAAGCAGCTGGTGTCTCGAACCGGAGCTCTGGCGTTCAAGCGAGGCATGATCTCGTGGTACGACGAGAACGGCGTGCACATGCCCGCCACGGTGCTGGAGATTGATCTGTGCCAGGTGGTGGGCcacaagaccgaggagaagcacGGATACAACGCCGTCCAGGTCGGAATgggacacagaaacaaggCGCTGCAGAAGATGAACAAGAGCAAACTCGGCCAGTTTTCGGCCGCCACCGTCAACCCCAAGCAGGCGGTTGCCGAGTTTCGAATCCGCGGCAAGGACGGCCTTCTtcccatcaccaccgagaTCACTGCCTCGCACTTCAAGGTCGGCCAGTACGTCGATGTCCAGGCCACCTCCAAGGGTAAGGGATTCTCCGGAGTCATGAAGCGACACGGCTTCTCCGGTCTGCCCGCTTCCCATGGTGTTTCGCTCAAGCATCGATCCGGAGGAACTACCGGTCAAAACACCGATCCTGGACGAGTGTTCCCCGGACGAAAAATGGCCGGAAACATGGGTAACGAGACCGTCACCCTCAAGAACCAAAAGGTGCTATCCGTTGACGAGGACACCGGAATTGTCATTGTCAAGGGCATGGTCCCCGGCTCCAAGGGCAAGATTGTCAAGCTCAGCGACGCCCGAAACATGTACGGCGTGGCCGCCCATGATGTCAAGTCCAGACTCGGTCCTCTGGTCCCTGAATAA
- a CDS encoding uncharacterized protein (Compare to YALI0F10010g, weakly similar to uniprot|P36165 Saccharomyces cerevisiae YKR089c and DEHA0E06127g Debaryomyces hansenii, similar to Saccharomyces cerevisiae TGL4 (YKR089C) and TGL5 (YOR081C); ancestral locus Anc_5.690): MFTSRVSEASTTNFIRPTARSHIHFFFAFIAATVHQLLLMLYQLLGDGYLKSFVDTGITLAQQSGLSGIVNALTSEAKLRIDKRSIIKKLLEDQENAESYFDWLKASSELDYLLGNQEWKERDECPAYDYEYVRLRLDELRHARTNNDTTRLLYLVRTTWSRNLGNLGDVKLYHNSFTGTKRLIEDYILECELALNALLAAGNDKIPDQELLTELLNTRKAFGRTALLLSGGGCLGLLHTGVLQALSDTSLLPHVISGSSAGSIMAAGLCIHKDEEHEAFITELMERDFDIFEESGNEDTVLERVSRMLKHGSLLDNRYMQDTMRELFGDMTFLEAYNRTRRILNVTVSSAGIYEMPRLLNYLTAPNVLIWSAVCASCSVPLIFNAYTLLEKEPKTGAIQTWNASSLRFIDGSVYADVPIARLSEMFNVNHFIVSQVNPHVAPFLKLTEDKANPDSVDEIYTLKLWHNFKTLVTDEVMHQLQVLYEFGIFKNLCSKMGGVLSQRYKGDITILPQVHLSELPGILTNPTAAYMKDTNRRGAQATYRKISLIRNHCAIELALDRAIHELKARMLPSKLGSGRTSPQGTFKHSQSSNQISALKPPSRHMSASSATTAHTRLRNRKSFSHARIKSDAAAVFDKEPIHETPKSSPQSSYVNLHRSASERSRRPKSAFNLGSLPTSPLYHPHLTHSMSMGGANQAPLYNPGRGSVSQNTSPGTKIPGNADPSYFDGPNNVRFHWDSDDDDVRETEFLNNMSSSSSRRVSPVQSRRASVDGLRNSVVSTATSVTDGSVSSRPSRAWESISQLFEGDENCSDSC; encoded by the coding sequence ATGTTCACCTCCAGAGTTTCCGAAGCAAGCACCACCAACTTTATCCGGCCGACGGCACGGTCTCACatccacttttttttcgcctTCATCGCCGCAACCGTCCACCAACTGCTGCTCATGCTCTACCAACTGCTTGGAGACGGCTACCTCAAGTCGTTTGTCGACACAGGTATCACGCTGGCCCAACAGTCGGGGCTTTCGGGTATCGTCAACGCCTTGACTTCAGAGGCCAAACTGCGGATCGATAAACGGTCCATCATCAAAAAGCTGCTAGAGGACCAGGAAAACGCCGAGTCGTACTTTGACTGGCTCAAGGCGTCCAGCGAACTCGACTATCTGCTCGGCAACCAGGAATGGAAGGAAAGAGACGAGTGTCCAGCTTACGATTACGAATACGTCCGACTCCGATTGGACGAACTGAGACACGCCCGAACCAATAACGACACCACCCGACTGCTTTACCTCGTGCGAACAACGTGGAGTAGAAACCTCGGCAACCTCGGAGACGTCAAGCTCTACCACAACTCCTTTACCGGAACCAAACGACTCATCGAAGACTACATTCTGGAATGCGAACTGGCTCTCAACGCGCTCCTGGCAGCCGGAAACGACAAGATCCCGGaccaggagctgctcacggagctgctcaacacCAGAAAGGCATTTGGACGAACTGCCCTTCTGCTGTCCGGCGGAGGATGTCTCGGTCTGCTCCACACCGGTGTTCTCCAGGCCCTCTCAGACACATCGCTCTTGCCCCACGTCATATCGGGTTCGTCGGCAGGCTCAATCATGGCCGCGGGACTGTGCATTCACAAAGACGAAGAACACGAGGCTTTCATCACCGAGCTCATGGAGCGAGACTTTGACATTTTCGAAGAGTCCGGAAACGAAGACACGGTGCTCGAACGAGTGTCTCGAATGCTCAAACATGGATCGCTACTCGACAACAGATATATGCAGGACACTATGCGAGAATTATTTGGCGACATGACCTTTCTGGAGGCCTACAACCGGACTCGCCGTATTCTCAACGTTACGGTATCGTCTGCTGGCATCTACGAAATGCCTCGTTTGCTCAACTACCTGACGGCCCCCAACGTACTCATTTGGTCGGCTGTCTGCGCCTCCTGCTCGGTGCCTCTCATTTTCAATGCCTACACTCTGCTTGAAAAGGAGCCCAAAACAGGAGCTATTCAGACCTGGAACGCTTCTTCGCTGCGGTTCATTGACGGATCCGTCTATGCCGACGTGCCCATTGCGCGTCTCTCAGAAATGTTCAATGTAAATCATTTCATTGTCTCGCAGGTAAACCCTCACGTTGCTCCTTTCCTCAAGCTCACAGAAGACAAGGCCAACCCGGACTCGGTCGACGAAATCTACACGCTCAAGCTTTGGCACAACTTCAAGACGCTGGTCACCGACGAGGTCATGCACCAGTTGCAGGTGCTGTACGAGTTTGGCATCTTCAAGAACCTGTGTTCGAAAATGGGAGGCGTACTGTCCCAGCGATACAAGGGAGACATCACAATCCTGCCCCAGGTCCATCTCTCAGAGCTCCCGGGAATTCTTACTAACCCCACTGCCGCATACATGAAGGACACCAACCGACGAGGTGCCCAGGCCACTTATCGAAAGATCTCGCTCATTCGAAACCACTGTGCCATTGAGTTGGCGCTGGATCGAGCTATCCACGAACTCAAGGCCCGTATGCTCCCCTCCAAGCTTGGATCAGGACGTACATCCCCGCAAGGTACTTTTAAGCATTCGCAGTCGTCCAACCAGATTTCTGCGCTCAaacctccttctcgtcacATGTCTGCTTCATCGGCAACCACAGCACATACGCGTCTTCGGAACCGAAAGTCGTTTTCTCATGCACGTATCAAGAGTGATGCGGCCGCTGTGTTCGACAAGGAGCCTATTCACGAGACGCCCAAGTCGTCGCCTCAGAGCTCGTATGTCAACTTGCACCGATCTGCAAGTGAGCGGTCGAGACGACCCAAGTCTGCATTCAATCTGGGCTCTCTGCCGACCTCTCCTCTTTATCATCCGCATCTGACCCACTCCATGTCTATGGGGGGAGCCAATCAGGCGCCTCTGTACAATCCTGGGCGCGGTTCTGTGTCTCAGAACACCTCCCCTGGGACCAAAATCCCCGGAAACGCTGATCCGTCGTACTTTGATGGACCCAACAATGTGCGTTTCCACTGggacagcgacgacgacgatgtgCGAGAGACggagttcctcaacaacatgtcttcGTCGTCTTCACGAAGAGTTTCTCCTGTCCAGAGTCGTCGAGCCAGTGTTGATGGACTGCGAAACTCTGTCGTATCCACCGCCACCAGTGTCACCGACGGTTCCGTGTCCAGCAGACCGTCCCGAGCGTGGGAGAGCATTTCCCAGCTGTTTGAAGGGGACGAGAACTGTTCTGACTCGTGCTAA
- a CDS encoding mitochondrial 54S ribosomal protein uL6m (Compare to YALI0F10032g, similar to Saccharomyces cerevisiae MRPL6 (YHR147C); ancestral locus Anc_5.109, weakly similar to uniprot|P32904 Saccharomyces cerevisiae YHR147c MRPL6 ribosomal protein of the large subunit mitochondrial and DEHA0B02739g Debaryomyces hansenii), whose protein sequence is MLRTRAFSTSARVLSYIGKQPILVPESVTLQISPTEVVVEGPLGRVQMSKPTFVNIASSQDTMSSGSVLSVSVNDATNKTQRAMWGTMRGLINNHVTGVTDGHVALLTLVGTGYRAGVEKDAHTGAPIVSVRCGFSHPINFVIPAGIEVTTPIPTRILIKGADKQQVKLFGASIRLKRPPEPYKGKGIYLDDETITRKATKVK, encoded by the coding sequence atgcTGCGAACCCGTGCCTTTTCCACGTCGGCGCGAGTGCTGAGCTACATTGGAAAGCAGCCCATTCTCGTTCCCGAGTCGGTGACGCTGCAGATCTCGCCCActgaggtggtggttgagGGTCCTCTGGGACGAGTCCAGATGTCCAAGCCGACTTTTGTCAACATTGCATCGTCCCAGGACACCATGAGCTCCGGCTCTGtgctgtctgtgtcggttAACGacgccaccaacaagacgCAGCGAGCCATGTGGGGCACCATGCGAGGcctcatcaacaaccaTGTGACTGGTGTGACTGATGGCCATGTCGCTCTTCTGACCTTGGTGGGAACTGGATACCGAGCTGGAGTCGAGAAGGACGCCCACACCGGCGCTCCCATTGTCTCCGTTCGATGCGGTTTCTCCCACCCCATCAACTTTGTCATTCCTGCTGGCATCGAGGTGACTACACCCATCCCCACTCGAATTCTCATCAAGGGCGCTGACAAACAGCAGGTCAAGCTGTTTGGAGCTTCCATTCGACTCAAGCGACCCCCGGAGCCTTACAAGGGCAAGGGAATCTACCTCGACGACGAGACCATCACCCGAAAGGCCACCAAGGTGAAATAA
- a CDS encoding uncharacterized protein (Compare to YALI0F10098g, similar to Saccharomyces cerevisiae CRM1 (YGR218W); ancestral locus Anc_5.111, similar to uniprot|P30822 Saccharomyces cerevisiae YGR218w CRM1 nuclear export factor exportin), with the protein MEGILVFEGDFDVALFDNVVKAFYRGTNATERKQAEQVLNQFKAHNDAWLKADQILEKSTESESKYIALSILDNMIKTRWKLLPQEQRLGIRNFLVALAVGLSNDDATFKSQRALIKKYDLTIVQILKQDWPQEWPNFIDEIVESSQMSANICENNMLILRYLSEEVFDFSQETMTQAKTNTLKSQMVSEFSKIFELCLKVLEKADRPSLIQATLHSLLRYLGWIPLDFIFKTPVLELLVNKFLEPEEFRDLTLKCLTEISSLSTKDYDQQYFAMITGALGIINRVIPLQTDFKAVYAEASTSDQEYIQNLGIFLTSFLTHHLDLVERQESQDLLINAHMYLIKISKIEERELFKVCLDYWGRLVSQLYEEIQSLPLNDLNSVFAQNPFGQNLNAQGAIAPEVLQNYNLRKHMYGPVLSQLRLVMIENMARPEEVLIVENDEGEIVREFFRESDTIILYKSMREVLVYLTHLDVSDTERIMSDKLARQLDGSEWSWNNLNTLCWAIGSISGAMNEELEKRFLVSVVKKLLSLTDQMRGKDNKAVVASDIMYIVGQYPRFLKAHWKFLKTVVKKLFEFMKETHEGVQDMACDTFIKIAQKCKRHFVAQQPNETEPFIDEIVRDLGEITEALQPSQVHTFYEACGHIISAQNARAIRERLLSELMRLPNQAWEQLMNQARNDPDILSNPEPVKTFSNVMKTNVATCTALGAGFQPQLKLIYMDMLHLYRAVSSTISEAVASQGQIATRTPKVRGLRTIKKESLKLIQTYVSTADNLEDVSQNLAPPLFQAVLEDYSSNVPDARDAEVLNCMNTVVTRVGGQIPDGVVMILQNVFECTLNMINTNFTDYPEHRVGFFELLRAINLYSFAAIVTLPDEGFSLVVDACLWASKHDHREVESAGLALTYELLQNVSEKATPEFAAKFYQNYFFNILQGMFHVLTDTDHKAGFKQQCQVLAKQIDLVESNAISVPLYQPGQVPDGTSNSVYLRQYMGHMLLEAFPHLTEGQVSNFIEGLFALHKDFPRFKLNLRDFLVQIKEYGGGNTEHLYAEDKERDRVEAERQNKEKALKIGGLVKPADMDEDL; encoded by the coding sequence ataTCGCCCTGTCCATCCTCGACAACATGATCAAAACCCGATGGAAGCTGCTGCCCCAAGAACAGCGACTGGGCATTCGAAACTTCCTCGTGGCGCTCGCAGTCGGCCTCTCCAACGACGACGCCACCTTCAAGAGCCAGCGGGCCctcatcaagaagtacgACCTCACCATTGTGCAGATCCTTAAACAGGACTGGCCCCAGGAGTGGCCCAACTTCAtcgacgagattgtcgaATCGTCGCAAATGTCCGCCAACATCTGCGAAAACAACATGCTCATCCTGCGATACCTGTCGGAGGAGGTCTTTGACTTCTCCCAGGAAACCATGACCCAGGCCAAGACCAACACCCTCAAGTCCCAGATGGTCTCCGAGTTCTCCAAAATCTTCGAGCTGTGtctcaaggtgctggagaaggctgaTCGACCTTCGCTGATCCAGGCCACCCTGCACTCCCTGCTTCGATACCTCGGCTGGATCCCTCTGGATTTCATCTTCAAGACCCCcgtgctggagctgttggtCAACAAGTTTCTAGAGCCTGAGGAGTTCCGAGACTTGACTCTCAAGTGTCTCACCGAGATCTCGTCTCTGTCCACCAAGGACTACGACCAGCAGTACTTCGCCATGATCACCGGCGCCCTCGGCATCATCAACCGGGTCATCCCCCTGCAGACGGACTTCAAGGCCGTCTACGCCGAGGCCAGCACATCCGACCAGGAGTACATTCAGAACCTGGGTATCTTCCTCACCTCGTTTCTGACACACCACCTGGACCTTGTGGAGCGACAGGAGAGCCAGGACCTGCTCATCAACGCGCACATGTACCTCATCAAAATCtccaagattgaggagcGAGAGCTGTTCAAGGTGTGCCTGGACTACTGGGGACGTCTCGTCTCCCAGCTCTACGAGGAGATCCAGAGTCTGCCTCTCAACGACCTCAACTCTGTGTTTGCTCAGAACCCCTTTGGCCAGAACCTGAACGCCCAGGGTGCCATTGCCCCCGAGGTGCTGCAAAACTACAACCTTCGAAAGCACATGTATGGCCCCGTTCTGTCGCAGCTGCGTCTGGTGATGATTGAGAATATGGCCCGTCCCGAAGAGGTGCTCATTGTGGAGAACGACGAGGGAGAAATCGTGCGAGAGTTCTTCCGAGAGTCCGACACCATCATTCTGTACAAGAGCATGCGGGAGGTGCTGGTCTACTTGACCCACCTGGACGTGTCTGACACCGAGCGAATCATGTCCGACAAACTGGCCCGACAGCTGGACGGCTCTGAGTGGTCTTGGAACAATCTCAACACCCTCTGTTGGGCCATTGGTTCCATTTCGGGTGCCATgaacgaggagctggagaagcggTTCCTCGTGTCCgtggtcaagaagctgctgtcgctgACGGACCAGATGCGTGGCAAGGACAACAAGGCTGTGGTCGCCTCAGACATCATGTACATTGTCGGCCAGTACCCCCGATTCCTCAAGGCGCACTGGAAGTTCCTCAAAACGGTCgtcaagaagctgtttgagtTCATGAAGGAGACCCACGAGGGTGTCCAGGATATGGCCTGTGACACCTTTATCAAGATTGCGCAAAAGTGCAAGCGGCACTTTGTGGCCCAGCAGCCCAACGAGACAGAGCCTTTCATCGATGAGATCGTTCGAGATCTGGGCGAGATCACCGAGGCGCTGCAGCCCTCGCAGGTCCACACGTTCTACGAGGCCTGTGGCCATATCATTTCCGCCCAGAACGCCCGAGCCATTCGAGAACGGCTGCTTTCTGAGCTCATGCGACTCCCCAATCAGGCCTGGGAGCAGCTCATGAACCAGGCTCGAAACGACCCTGACATTCTGTCCAACCCTGAGCCCGTCAAGACTTTCTCCAACGTGATGAAAACCAATGTGGCCACCTGCACCGCTCTCGGCGCCGGCTTCCAGCCCCAGCTGAAGCTCATCTACATGGACATGCTGCACCTGTACCGGGCCGTGTCCAGCACCATTTCCGAGGCAGTGGCTTCGCAGGGCCAGATTGCTACCCGAACCCCCAAGGTTCGAGGTCTGCGaaccatcaagaaggagtcGCTGAAGCTGATCCAGACCTACGTCTCCACCGCCGACAACCTCGAGGATGTGTCGCAGAACCTGGCGCCTCCTCTCTTCCAGGCCGTCCTGGAGGACTACAGCTCCAACGTGCCTGACGCTCGAGACGCCGAGGTGCTCAACTGCATGAACACGGTCGTGACCCGCGTGGGCGGCCAGATTCCCGACGGAGTTGTCATGATTCTGCAGAATGTGTTTGAGTGCACTCTCAACATGATCAACACCAACTTCACCGACTACCCCGAGCACCGAGTTGGCTTTTTTGAGCTGCTGCGAGCCATCAACCTGTACTCGTTTGCTGCCATTGTTACTCTTCCCGACGAGGGCTTTTCTCTCGTGGTGGACGCGTGTCTGTGGGCTTCCAAACACGATCACCGAGAGGTGGAGTCTGCAGGTCTGGCTCTGACAtacgagctgctgcaaaACGTGTCCGAGAAGGCCACACCTGAGTTTGCCGCAAAGTTCTACCAGAACTACTTTTTCAACATTCTGCAGGGTATGTTCCATGTGCTCACAGACACGGACCACAAGGCCGGCTTCAAGCAGCAGTGCCAGGTGCTGGCCAAGCAGATTGATCTGGTCGAGTCCAACGCCATCTCGGTGCCTCTGTACCAGCCCGGCCAGGTGCCCGATGGCACGTCCAACTCTGTCTATCTGCGGCAGTACATGGGCCacatgctgctggaggccTTCCCTCATCTGACCGAGGGCCAGGTGTCCAACTTCATTGAGGGTCTGTTTGCATTACACAAGGACTTCCCCCGGTTCAAGCTCAATCTGCGAGACTTCCTGGTGCAGATCAAGGAGTATGGCGGAGGCAACACGGAGCATTTGTACGccgaggacaaggagcgGGATCGGGTCGAGGCCGAGCGAcagaacaaggagaaggctctCAAGATTGGCGGTTTGGTCAAGCCCGCCGATATGGACGAGGATTTGTAG
- a CDS encoding uncharacterized protein (Compare to YALI0F10054g, similar to Saccharomyces cerevisiae YIL157C; ancestral locus Anc_5.715, weakly similar to DEHA0B02739g Debaryomyces hansenii) — protein sequence MLRLLRPQRALPSLLRPLSVARPLSTTSRLWLHQQSTDAKKDDEKLLPEDRNLRRYEGHTFEPFTPEKVPNAPVTVDTELPNITSHKMRRWAGFGLFVVIMTVSLAFSFNYEKMSSSQVSSCMYTLRKSPLANEELGSGIRFASAYTWVSGTIRPLVGKVDFSFPVKGNKAEAIMHFNSRRASGREKFRVLEWSLTFPDGRVVNLADSLIDPLIIDEEEHLVN from the coding sequence aTGCTTCGACTACTGCGTCCCCAACGAGCTCTGCCTTCGTTGCTGCGACCTCTCTCGGTCGCCCGACCCCTGTCCACAACCAGCCGTCTGTGGCTCCACCAGCAGTCGACcgacgccaagaaggacgacgaaAAGCTGCTGCCCGAAGACCGAAACCTGCGACGTTACGAGGGCCACACCTTTGAGCCGTTCACGCCCGAAAAGGTGCCCAATGCACCTGTCACCGTGGACACGGAGCTGCCTAACATTACCAGCCACAAGATGCGCCGATGGGCCGGATttggtctgtttgtggtcATCATGACCGTGTCTctggccttctccttcaactACGAGAAGATGTCGTCTTCGCAGGTCTCATCTTGCATGTACACGCTCCGAAAGTCGCCCCTGGCCAACGAGGAGCTGGGCTCGGGTATCCGATTCGCCAGTGCCTACACCTGGGTGTCGGGAACCATTCGTCCTCTTGTTGGAAAGGTGGACTTCTCCTTCCCCGTCAAGGGAAacaaggccgaggccatCATGCATTTCAACTCGCGACGAGCCTCCGGCCGAGAAAAGTTCCGAGTGCTCGAGTGGTCTCTGACCTTCCCAGACGGACGAGTCGTCAACCTGGCCGACTCACTCATTGATCCCCTCATCattgatgaggaggaacatCTTGTTAACTAG